Proteins encoded within one genomic window of Episyrphus balteatus chromosome 1, idEpiBalt1.1, whole genome shotgun sequence:
- the LOC129912803 gene encoding putative nuclease HARBI1 has protein sequence MLRGYLTLFLSDSEESDDGFVSQNLRNIRRNLRDHSDPFSLPDQNFIQRFRLNKIAFKYVLDNLHVKTGKRATYIPPILRLCSTLEILGGGCYQWLVGNDFACPLAQSTLSKAFDECLNALEDQFCAEWIKWPSEFEEDETKLYFFDKYKIPGVIGCVDGTHIGLLRPTANEEMFFNRKGFHSINAMIINDHKYRIMTVCAQYGGASHDSFVWNSSLAKSRLELKFNQSTRNNSKLLGDSGYPLEPWLLTPYRRSKRQDELNFNRIHAQARSVNERCIGILKGI, from the exons ATGTTGCGAGGATATTTGACGTTGTTTTTAAGTGATAGTGAAGAAAGTGACGATGGTTTTGTATCTCAGAACTTGAGAAATATAAGAAGAAATCTTCGAGATCATTCTGATCCATTTTCATTACCAGACCAAAA CTTTATTCAACGATTCCGACTAAACAAAATAGCATTCAAGTATGTGCTGGATAATCTACACGTTAAAACAGGAAAACGAGCTACATATATTCCTCCAATTCTAAGACTGTGCTCTACCTTAGAGATATTGGGTGGAGGATGCTATCAATGGCTTGTTGGAAACGATTTCGCTTGCCCCCTTGCACAAAGCACTTTGTCCAAAGCATTTGACGAGTGCTTAAACGCATTGGAGGACCAATTTTGCGCGGAGTGGATTAAGTGGCCATCAGAATTCGAAGAAGATgaaacaaaactttatttttttgataaatacaaaataccTGGAG TAATCGGTTGCGTTGATGGTACCCATATAGGCTTACTTCGTCCCACTGCAAATGAAGAAATGTTCTTCAATAGAAAGGGCTTCCACAGTATAAATGCCATGATT ATTAACGATCACAAATACCGAATAATGACAGTTTGTGCTCAGTACGGTGGTGCTTCTCACGATTCTTTTGTGTGGAATAGTTCACTAGCTAAAAGTCGACTTGAGTTGAAATTCAATCAATCAACCAGAAACAATTCCAAGTTACTAG gtgATAGTGGGTATCCATTGGAACCTTGGCTTCTAACACCATATCGCAGATCCAAAAGACAGgatgaattgaattttaatagaattcacGCCCAAGCTCGCAGTGTAAATGAGAGATGTATAGGCATTCTTAAAG GTATCTAA
- the LOC129912844 gene encoding uncharacterized protein LOC129912844 gives MLEYMKKYPTMATNSPAESSLGRQSSQKLWEELCQILNSNGPPVKNIKAWKKTWADYKHRAKTKLAKNKNSLQKTGGGPYKEVQLTPFEEAVAELAKIKAAVLGITDAKSFGGEIAVRNSSTKPSTSKEPMNIEDEVEQLLKNVLSESESDTSDDSVEVENDVPIVPEPKKNTKTTQKASSSGCSDRLELFKNSASSSEEFQQKLIGVLIEIRDLKQDQINILKKQAADNLNLQIQKLNLREQEIQIALRRNELEELKLGSKTNS, from the exons ATGTTAGAGTATATGAAGAAATACCCAACAATGGCTACAAACTCTCCAGCAGAGAGTTCTTTGGGCAGACAAAGTTCCCAAAAACTTTGGGAGGAGCTTTGCCAAATCTTAAACTCAAATGGTCCACCTGTTAAGAATATTAAAGCCTGGAAAAAg ACATGGGCAGACTATAAGCATCGCGCAAAAACAAAactggcaaaaaataaaaattcgttgCAAAAAACTGGCGGTGGTCCATATAAGGAAGTACAACTTACTCCTTTTGAGGAGGCTGTTGCGGAGCTGGCCAAAATTAAAGCCGCAGTACTTGGTATAACTGACGCGAAGTCTTTTGGTGGAGAAATAGCGGTTAGAAATTCATCAACAAAACCGTCAACCTCAAAAGAGCCTATGAATATCGAAGATGAGGTAGAACAGTTGCTGAAGAACGTTCTTAGTGAAAGCGAGTCTGATACTTCAGATGACTCAGTTGAAGTTGAGAATGATGTTCCAATTGTCCcagaaccgaaaaaaaatacgaaaactacTCAGAAGGCATCTTCATCCGGGTGTTCGGACAGGCTGGAATTGTTCAAGAACTCTGCTAGTTCTAGTGaagaatttcaacaaaaattgattGGCGTTTTAATTGAAATCAGGGATCTCAAACAAGATCAAATTAACATCTTGAAGAAACAAGCCGCAGACAATCTTAATCTACAGATACAAAAGTTAAATCTACGTGAGCAAGAGATACAAATTGCATTAAGGAGAAATGAACTCGAGGAGTTGAAATTAGGTTCAAAAACCAATTCGTAG